A stretch of Chitinophagaceae bacterium DNA encodes these proteins:
- a CDS encoding sulfatase-like hydrolase/transferase, with translation MSTLSFRNSSYDIKKVKEAYPLMASYLGIPYSDSDRLQYTRSYTNHSPVNGRPNIVLVICESFSAYKSSMYNNPLNTTPYFAELCRNGVFFDRCFTPAYGTARGVWATITGIPDVESPKTASRNPNAVDQNTIINEFKGYTNFYFLGGSATWANIRGVLTNNIHNLKLYEQDDYNAKKIDVWGISDKNLFLEANKVLKQQTNPFFAIIQTADNHRPYTIPEEDRAEFRSVHFSADSLKRFGFESNEEMNAFRYTDFGYRKFMEAARKEAYFDNTIFVFVGDHGIRYNGTLEYFPKSWTEQGLTCEHVPLLFYAPKFLQPKRISDVCSQLDILPSVASLARIPYRNNSFGKNLFGYDPMFPPGTDTAAGKYAFVIDHDVKTIGLVSNAYYYLKNLKTGKEELVSMTGNDPVPANAETDSIRNHLHQLTDAYYETAKYLLLNNKKKQ, from the coding sequence TTGAGTACACTTAGTTTCAGGAATTCATCGTACGATATAAAAAAAGTAAAGGAAGCTTACCCGTTGATGGCTTCTTACCTGGGCATACCTTATTCCGACAGTGACCGGCTGCAGTATACAAGAAGTTATACCAATCATTCGCCTGTCAACGGGCGGCCGAATATTGTGCTGGTCATCTGCGAAAGTTTCAGCGCTTATAAAAGCAGCATGTATAATAACCCGCTGAACACAACACCCTATTTTGCTGAATTATGCAGGAACGGGGTTTTCTTCGACCGCTGCTTCACCCCGGCGTATGGAACCGCCCGTGGCGTATGGGCCACCATCACCGGCATACCCGATGTGGAGAGCCCGAAGACCGCAAGCCGCAATCCCAATGCGGTTGACCAGAATACCATCATCAACGAGTTTAAAGGTTATACCAATTTTTATTTCCTGGGAGGAAGCGCCACCTGGGCAAATATCCGGGGAGTGCTCACAAACAATATCCATAACCTGAAACTATACGAACAGGACGATTACAACGCAAAGAAGATCGACGTATGGGGCATCAGCGATAAGAATTTATTCCTGGAAGCGAATAAGGTTTTAAAGCAGCAGACCAACCCGTTCTTTGCCATCATTCAAACAGCAGATAACCACCGGCCATACACCATACCTGAAGAAGACAGGGCGGAATTCAGGTCCGTTCATTTTTCTGCCGACTCATTAAAGCGTTTTGGTTTTGAAAGCAACGAAGAGATGAATGCCTTCCGTTATACGGATTTCGGTTACCGGAAATTCATGGAAGCAGCCAGGAAGGAAGCGTATTTTGACAATACCATTTTTGTTTTCGTGGGCGACCATGGTATCCGTTACAACGGCACGCTGGAATATTTTCCCAAAAGCTGGACCGAGCAGGGCCTTACCTGTGAGCACGTGCCGCTGTTGTTTTATGCACCGAAATTTTTACAGCCGAAGCGGATCAGCGATGTTTGTTCGCAGCTTGATATCCTGCCTTCAGTTGCTTCACTGGCCCGGATCCCTTACCGCAATAATTCGTTTGGCAAAAACCTCTTTGGTTACGATCCGATGTTTCCACCCGGCACAGATACTGCAGCCGGGAAATATGCTTTTGTGATCGACCATGATGTAAAGACCATCGGCCTGGTCAGCAATGCATACTATTACCTGAAGAATTTAAAGACCGGTAAAGAAGAACTTGTTTCCATGACAGGCAATGACCCGGTGCCGGCCAATGCTGAAACCGACAGCATAAGAAATCACCTGCACCAACTTACCGATGCCTATTACGAAACAGCCAAATACCTGCTGCTGAACAACAAGAAGAAGCAATAG
- a CDS encoding tryptophan 2,3-dioxygenase, whose product MDKAVYYADYLQLDKITGAQEPESFKKGKTPAHDEMLFIIIHQAYELWFKQILFEVNSVIGIMDKPVVNDNSPEMQTVVHRLKRVVTILKVLVQQIDIMETMTPMDFLDFRDMLRPASGFQSYQFKVLEAKLGLKFEHRHGQNYYLSQLKEKDIAIIKEAEDGKSVLELINAWLERMPFITDAFWKNYEQVYVSSLAEAEKGNAASFAEIFNTASAERNFSPRACRSALFIMLYHGYPMMELPFQLLDTLLEIDNQLGAWRYRHINMVQRMIGSRIGTGGSTGAGYLKAAMDKHYIFKELAQLNSYLVDRKKLPVLAKEVEESLGYHF is encoded by the coding sequence ATGGATAAAGCCGTTTACTACGCAGATTACCTGCAACTGGATAAGATCACCGGTGCACAGGAACCGGAAAGTTTTAAAAAGGGTAAAACACCGGCACACGATGAAATGCTCTTCATCATCATACACCAGGCTTATGAACTCTGGTTCAAGCAGATTTTATTTGAAGTGAACTCGGTGATCGGGATAATGGATAAACCCGTGGTGAATGACAACTCTCCCGAAATGCAAACCGTGGTGCACCGGCTGAAACGGGTGGTCACCATTTTAAAAGTGCTGGTGCAGCAGATCGACATCATGGAAACGATGACGCCGATGGACTTCCTTGATTTCCGGGATATGCTGCGGCCGGCATCGGGTTTCCAGAGTTACCAGTTCAAAGTGCTGGAAGCAAAACTGGGATTGAAATTTGAGCACCGGCACGGGCAGAACTATTATTTATCACAACTCAAAGAAAAAGATATCGCCATTATTAAAGAAGCAGAAGATGGTAAGTCGGTGCTGGAACTGATCAATGCATGGCTGGAAAGGATGCCTTTCATCACCGATGCATTCTGGAAGAATTATGAGCAGGTGTATGTGAGCAGCCTGGCCGAAGCAGAGAAAGGCAATGCCGCATCTTTTGCGGAAATCTTTAATACTGCCTCTGCCGAAAGAAATTTTTCTCCCAGGGCCTGCCGCTCGGCCTTGTTCATCATGCTGTACCATGGTTACCCCATGATGGAACTGCCGTTTCAGTTATTGGATACGCTGCTGGAAATAGACAACCAGCTTGGCGCCTGGCGTTACCGCCACATCAACATGGTGCAGCGCATGATCGGCAGCCGCATCGGTACCGGCGGAAGTACCGGCGCCGGTTATTTAAAAGCGGCCATGGATAAACATTATATCTTTAAAGAACTGGCGCAGCTGAACAGTTACCTGGTTGACAGGAAGAAATTACCGGTGCTGGCAAAGGAAGTAGAGGAGAGTCTGGGGTATCACTTTTAG
- a CDS encoding YebC/PmpR family DNA-binding transcriptional regulator — MGRIFEVRKSAMFARWDKMAKNFTRIGKEIAIAVKAAGPDPDNNPALRRCYLNAKACNMPKDRVEAAIKRAMGKDTSSYEEIMYEGYAPHGIAVLVETATDNPTRTVANVRMHFTKGQGSLGTSGSVAFGFTHMAEFKIKGTGVNVEDLEFELIDFGLEEIGEDADGNIIIRTPFNEYGNMSKALEEKKIEVISAELTWIPSNTIELGEDQANEVLKLVDNLEQDDDVQKVYHNLK, encoded by the coding sequence ATGGGAAGAATATTTGAAGTAAGAAAGAGCGCCATGTTTGCCCGCTGGGACAAGATGGCAAAGAATTTTACCCGTATCGGGAAGGAGATCGCCATTGCCGTAAAGGCCGCAGGCCCTGACCCGGATAATAACCCGGCCCTGAGAAGATGCTACCTGAACGCCAAGGCCTGCAATATGCCCAAGGACCGGGTGGAAGCAGCCATTAAAAGGGCAATGGGCAAAGATACCAGCAGCTATGAAGAGATCATGTATGAAGGTTATGCACCGCATGGCATTGCCGTACTGGTGGAAACAGCAACAGATAATCCCACCCGTACGGTGGCCAATGTACGGATGCATTTTACTAAGGGGCAGGGCTCATTGGGCACCAGCGGTTCTGTGGCATTTGGTTTTACGCACATGGCAGAATTTAAAATAAAAGGTACTGGGGTAAATGTGGAAGATCTTGAATTTGAACTGATCGATTTTGGACTGGAAGAAATAGGTGAAGATGCCGATGGCAATATCATCATCCGTACACCCTTTAATGAGTACGGCAATATGAGTAAGGCACTGGAAGAAAAAAAGATCGAAGTGATCAGTGCCGAACTTACGTGGATACCTTCAAATACAATAGAATTAGGTGAAGACCAGGCCAACGAAGTGTTGAAACTGGTTGACAACCTGGAGCAGGATGATGATGTGCAGAAAGTTTATCACAACCTGAAATAA
- a CDS encoding cysteine desulfurase translates to MNRIYFDNAATTALDPQVLEVMMPYLTEKFGNPSSIYSYGRETRMAIETARKSVAKILNAHPAEIFFTSGGTESSNTAIAAAVRDLGCKHIITSPIEHHAVSHSVEYLDNMDVAKVSLVKLLPNGHIDIDDLEKLLAASEEKTLVTLMHANNEIGNMLDMKAVGNLCKLYNAIFHSDTVQTVGHFPFDLRNTPVHFITGAAHKFHGPKGVGILYINENVKIKPFVHGGAQERNMRAGTENLYGIVGFAKALELATANYEADSSHIGTLKYYMMDELKKNIKGVAFNGDPLGRSLYTVLSVSFPKTEKSEMILFNLDINNICASGGSACTSGADQGSHVIRAINNNPNQVTVRFSFSKHNTRAEVDAVVEKLKELM, encoded by the coding sequence ATGAACAGAATCTACTTCGACAACGCCGCCACCACGGCACTTGACCCACAGGTGCTGGAAGTCATGATGCCTTACCTGACCGAAAAGTTTGGCAACCCCTCTTCCATTTATTCATATGGAAGGGAGACACGCATGGCCATCGAAACAGCCCGGAAAAGCGTGGCGAAGATCCTGAATGCACACCCCGCCGAAATATTTTTTACCAGCGGCGGAACCGAAAGCAGTAATACAGCTATTGCTGCGGCAGTAAGAGACCTGGGGTGTAAACACATCATTACCTCTCCCATTGAACACCATGCCGTTTCGCATTCGGTGGAGTACCTCGATAACATGGACGTTGCCAAAGTGAGCCTGGTGAAATTATTACCCAACGGGCATATTGATATTGACGACCTGGAAAAACTGCTGGCCGCCAGCGAAGAAAAAACACTGGTCACCCTGATGCACGCCAATAACGAGATCGGCAATATGCTCGACATGAAAGCCGTGGGCAATTTATGCAAACTGTACAACGCCATCTTCCACAGCGATACGGTACAAACAGTCGGGCACTTTCCATTCGACCTGAGGAATACACCCGTGCATTTCATCACCGGCGCTGCCCATAAATTTCACGGGCCAAAAGGCGTGGGCATTTTGTACATCAATGAGAACGTAAAAATAAAACCCTTTGTACACGGTGGTGCACAGGAACGTAACATGCGGGCAGGCACCGAAAACCTGTACGGCATTGTTGGTTTTGCCAAAGCGCTGGAACTTGCTACCGCTAATTACGAAGCTGACAGTTCGCACATCGGTACGCTGAAATACTACATGATGGATGAGCTGAAGAAGAATATCAAAGGCGTTGCTTTCAATGGAGACCCGTTGGGCAGAAGTTTATATACCGTACTCAGTGTAAGTTTTCCCAAGACTGAAAAGTCGGAGATGATCCTCTTCAACCTCGACATCAATAATATCTGTGCCAGCGGCGGCAGTGCCTGCACCAGCGGCGCCGACCAGGGTAGTCACGTGATCCGTGCCATCAACAACAACCCCAACCAGGTAACGGTACGTTTCAGTTTCAGCAAACACAATACCAGGGCGGAGGTAGATGCTGTTGTGGAGAAGTTGAAGGAGTTGATGTAA
- a CDS encoding phosphatase PAP2 family protein, with the protein MTDQLLAYDRHLFKVINDQWSNSFFDWLMPWLRNASMWNPLYLFLILLVLINFRKTGWIMLLFAAGTVMLCDFVSADILKNHIERLRPCNETSFAGWIHVLVGYRPQSNSFVSSHATNHFGMAMFLYMILRDHFKGWPVLFFPWALLISFAQVYVGVHYPLDVICGGLIGILIGYLSGRSFNRTYGLE; encoded by the coding sequence ATGACAGATCAACTTCTGGCCTACGACCGGCATTTATTCAAAGTCATCAATGACCAATGGAGCAATTCGTTCTTCGACTGGCTGATGCCCTGGTTGCGTAATGCTTCCATGTGGAATCCCCTTTACCTGTTTTTAATACTGCTGGTACTTATCAATTTCAGAAAGACCGGCTGGATCATGCTGTTATTTGCTGCCGGTACGGTCATGCTCTGCGATTTTGTGAGCGCCGATATCTTAAAGAATCATATTGAACGGCTCCGGCCATGCAATGAAACTTCCTTTGCCGGGTGGATACATGTATTGGTGGGTTACCGCCCTCAAAGCAACAGTTTTGTTTCTTCGCATGCCACCAACCATTTTGGCATGGCCATGTTCCTGTATATGATATTAAGGGATCATTTTAAAGGATGGCCTGTACTTTTCTTTCCCTGGGCACTCCTTATTTCGTTTGCACAGGTGTACGTAGGCGTGCATTATCCCCTGGATGTAATATGCGGGGGGCTAATTGGAATACTTATCGGATATTTGTCGGGCAGATCGTTTAACAGAACCTACGGTTTAGAATAA
- a CDS encoding class I SAM-dependent methyltransferase, translating to MQQTWFKDWFNSPYYHLLYFNRDDREAANFIDNLIQYLKPPPGCCMLDVACGKGRHSVQLAGKGFDVTGIDLSDDSIHEALQSESDTLHFYRHDMRLPFWINYFDYAFNFFTSFGYFRTRREHDNGIRTIAQSLKRNGIFVMDFLNVHYAEDHLVHQAEKEIEGINFIITKWYDETHFYKKIIVEDHSLKEPLVFTEKVAKFSLGDFTEMFAYQGLQMQEVFGDYSFSNYDVKKSPRMVMIAKKIKA from the coding sequence ATGCAACAAACCTGGTTCAAAGACTGGTTCAATTCTCCCTACTATCACCTGCTCTATTTTAACAGGGACGACCGGGAAGCTGCCAATTTTATCGATAACCTGATCCAGTACCTGAAACCGCCACCCGGTTGTTGTATGCTGGACGTTGCCTGTGGTAAAGGAAGGCATTCGGTTCAGCTGGCAGGCAAGGGTTTTGATGTTACCGGCATTGACCTGAGCGATGACAGCATCCACGAAGCACTGCAGTCTGAAAGCGATACGCTGCATTTTTACAGGCATGATATGCGCCTGCCTTTCTGGATCAATTATTTTGACTACGCGTTTAATTTCTTTACCAGCTTCGGTTATTTCCGGACAAGGCGTGAGCACGACAATGGCATCCGCACCATTGCGCAATCATTAAAAAGAAACGGCATCTTTGTGATGGATTTCCTGAATGTGCATTATGCCGAAGACCACCTGGTTCACCAGGCCGAAAAGGAAATAGAAGGCATCAATTTCATCATAACCAAATGGTATGATGAGACCCATTTTTACAAGAAGATCATTGTGGAAGACCATAGCCTGAAGGAGCCGCTGGTATTTACAGAAAAAGTTGCCAAATTTTCCCTCGGCGATTTTACCGAGATGTTCGCCTACCAGGGACTGCAGATGCAGGAGGTGTTCGGCGATTATTCTTTCTCCAACTATGACGTAAAAAAATCACCCCGGATGGTGATGATCGCAAAAAAGATCAAAGCCTGA
- a CDS encoding sulfatase-like hydrolase/transferase, with protein MKLFFIYLFIFTAFRIATVIFFKPKSTGILELLPSFWLGLKYDLRWIAIILSPIPLFSLYPTLSPFFSERSKKRWTFYLGIITLLVLFFYGADFGQFAYINARLNADALIFAEDPRESLQMVWQSYPVVWILIGLAGAVVMMTWMFRRTHVDVAEKNINIHKFTYRRRWHAAALLLMTWFIYGFLTLKPLDFFRAFNLNDEFKSNLALNPLQNFFTTLRFRKPDYNNHAKEYYPVISRFLNLDKYNLQQTTYSRLVQPGSRAFESQPNVVLVICESFSMYKSSMSGNPVDPTPYFNEMCKQGIFFDRCFTPSFGTARGIFATITGIPDVQLSKFATRNPESVNQRTIINDFDGYGKFYFIGGRSQFNNFGGLISNIRDVQVYEEGKYKAENINVWGISDKNLFLEANDVLSRQQKPFFAIIQTADNHRPYNIPAEDSDFVKKTMDADTLQKYGFESLKEYHAFAYTDYCIQKFMDKAKDQPYYNNTIFIFTGDHGVEGNAEAIYPKAWTEQRLSDEHVPLLFYSPCLVTPQLRKETVSQIDILPTIAGMIQQPYLNTTLGRDLLDKDKKENAAFIIYHAPGWIGVVTDYYFYRKNIRIKKEELVPVRSGPPALTAGQQDSVKKHLSQLTSAIYETARWMLFNNKNK; from the coding sequence GTGAAGCTATTCTTCATTTACCTGTTCATATTTACGGCATTCCGGATCGCCACGGTCATCTTCTTTAAACCCAAATCCACCGGCATCCTGGAACTCCTTCCTTCTTTCTGGCTGGGCCTTAAATATGACCTCCGCTGGATAGCCATCATCTTATCCCCCATTCCCCTGTTCTCGTTATATCCGACGCTTTCCCCTTTTTTCAGCGAAAGAAGTAAAAAGCGCTGGACATTCTACCTCGGCATCATCACGCTGCTGGTACTGTTCTTCTATGGTGCCGATTTTGGCCAGTTTGCCTACATCAACGCCCGGCTGAATGCCGATGCCCTCATTTTTGCCGAGGACCCGAGAGAAAGCCTCCAGATGGTATGGCAGAGCTACCCGGTAGTGTGGATACTGATAGGCCTTGCAGGGGCCGTGGTGATGATGACCTGGATGTTCCGCCGGACGCACGTGGATGTGGCCGAAAAAAACATCAACATACACAAATTCACTTACCGGCGCAGGTGGCATGCGGCTGCATTGCTGCTGATGACCTGGTTCATTTACGGGTTTCTTACGCTAAAGCCGCTTGATTTTTTCAGGGCATTTAATTTAAATGATGAATTTAAAAGCAATCTTGCCCTGAACCCCCTGCAGAATTTCTTTACTACGCTCCGTTTCCGGAAGCCCGATTACAACAACCATGCAAAGGAATATTACCCGGTGATATCCCGGTTCCTGAACCTGGATAAATACAACCTCCAGCAAACCACGTACAGCCGGCTGGTACAACCCGGCAGCAGGGCTTTTGAAAGCCAACCCAACGTGGTGCTGGTGATCTGCGAGAGCTTCAGCATGTATAAAAGCAGCATGAGTGGCAACCCGGTCGACCCGACACCCTATTTTAATGAAATGTGCAAACAGGGTATTTTCTTCGACCGGTGCTTTACACCCAGTTTCGGCACGGCCCGGGGCATTTTTGCCACTATCACCGGTATTCCCGATGTACAGCTTTCAAAATTTGCCACCCGTAACCCGGAGTCGGTGAACCAGCGCACCATCATCAATGATTTTGACGGTTACGGAAAATTTTACTTCATCGGCGGCCGCAGCCAGTTCAATAATTTCGGCGGGCTCATTTCCAACATCCGGGATGTGCAGGTATATGAAGAAGGAAAATACAAAGCCGAGAATATCAACGTATGGGGTATCAGTGATAAAAATCTTTTCCTGGAAGCCAATGATGTGCTTTCCAGGCAGCAGAAACCTTTTTTTGCCATCATACAGACTGCCGATAACCACCGGCCGTATAACATACCGGCAGAAGACAGCGACTTTGTAAAAAAAACAATGGACGCAGATACACTGCAGAAATATGGCTTTGAATCACTGAAAGAATACCATGCATTCGCTTATACCGATTACTGCATTCAGAAATTCATGGACAAGGCCAAAGACCAGCCTTATTACAACAATACCATTTTTATTTTCACCGGCGACCACGGCGTGGAAGGCAATGCCGAAGCCATTTATCCCAAAGCATGGACAGAACAACGCCTGAGTGATGAGCATGTTCCCTTGCTGTTTTATTCCCCCTGCCTGGTCACACCGCAGTTGCGGAAAGAGACCGTATCGCAGATCGATATATTGCCAACCATCGCCGGCATGATACAGCAACCCTACCTGAATACCACCCTGGGACGGGACCTGCTGGACAAAGACAAAAAAGAAAATGCGGCTTTTATCATCTACCATGCGCCCGGATGGATCGGCGTGGTGACGGATTATTATTTCTACCGCAAAAACATCCGTATAAAAAAAGAGGAATTGGTGCCGGTTCGCTCCGGGCCCCCTGCATTAACTGCCGGGCAACAGGATTCTGTAAAAAAGCATTTATCCCAACTCACTTCCGCCATTTACGAAACGGCCCGGTGGATGCTGTTCAACAATAAGAATAAATAG
- a CDS encoding PorT family protein, translating to MAGANFSKWQGDDLRIVEDLVEKTDGWLVTKGKTGFHVGGYVNIPISQTFSFEPGLAYSKKGYSIKGDLKIDALKFLAINAGAQVQQHYIDMPLHLKAKLGKGLNVYAGPQVSYLVRSTLNAKLSVLGISLFNKGIGITERFNKVDLGLSGGVGYQFDNGINLRAGYEHGLSKLDKNDNYDAHNRVLKVSVGYTF from the coding sequence ATGGCCGGCGCCAATTTTTCCAAATGGCAGGGTGATGACCTCCGGATCGTGGAAGACCTAGTTGAAAAAACCGATGGCTGGCTGGTTACCAAAGGCAAAACCGGATTTCACGTAGGTGGTTATGTGAACATTCCTATTTCACAAACATTCTCTTTCGAACCCGGCCTTGCCTACTCAAAGAAAGGATACAGCATCAAGGGCGACCTCAAAATTGATGCATTGAAATTCCTGGCCATTAATGCGGGGGCGCAGGTTCAGCAGCATTATATAGACATGCCGCTTCACCTGAAAGCAAAACTGGGAAAAGGATTGAACGTATATGCAGGCCCCCAGGTCTCTTACCTGGTCCGCAGCACCCTGAATGCAAAGCTGAGTGTGCTGGGCATTTCCCTTTTCAACAAAGGCATTGGCATAACCGAACGTTTCAACAAAGTTGACCTCGGCTTATCCGGTGGGGTAGGTTACCAGTTTGACAACGGCATCAACCTCCGGGCCGGCTATGAACACGGCTTATCAAAACTGGATAAGAATGATAATTATGATGCCCATAACCGGGTGCTAAAGGTTTCGGTTGGCTATACTTTTTAA
- a CDS encoding tail fiber domain-containing protein encodes MKKIIIFIFSIGFSQLILAQSFAINTDGSTANGSALLDIKSSTKGLLIPRLTKTEKNGIAAPAIGLLVYQTGPDSAGFYYYQNNQWNWITDNKKSDSSYWGLHGNLNTNPPSSVHTAPINATDSYLGTPDAKDVSFVAGGNELLRLKQVSTGGMIGFSNRNPEYGLDMVLDDPAPTTAVLGMRIISPLLFDINSNVNADKGLVIGNNKDNPNETVIWNHANNLDAIFRIGFDQFNGTIRPAINITGLGQGIYQRNPKYMLDISSLSQFAGTAPVTNKNGIRITYPNQETANDPERGLFMGVGMGIDYKSYIWNYTDGTSPNAPDRAIYFGVGSDVYNASNKATMQMQNGKISVGHIDPATSFPGTINIQTDFASSVAKNGISIMQLLTTTESAYLGMDDNNNLNIYKFGTGDILLGNGTLNHLVIKPTGNIGIGINDPNALLQFPNTNANRKLVLRESANNDHQYFGFGNTGLELRYQVNDVGANHIFYAGVDNSTSNELFRIQGNGDAILQGTLTQVSDVRFKKNIQPLNHSLEKITQLNGYSYNWKDEQRNKDLQTGVLAQEVQLIYPNLVKTDINGNLSVNYIGLIPVLLEAVKELKKEIDELKKEKSK; translated from the coding sequence ATGAAAAAAATAATCATCTTTATTTTTTCAATTGGTTTTTCGCAACTTATCCTGGCACAATCTTTTGCCATCAATACCGATGGCAGTACTGCCAATGGCAGCGCCCTGTTAGACATAAAAAGCAGTACAAAAGGCCTGCTGATACCTCGTTTAACAAAAACGGAAAAGAACGGGATCGCCGCTCCCGCTATTGGTTTGCTTGTTTACCAGACCGGACCTGACAGTGCTGGTTTTTATTATTATCAAAACAATCAATGGAACTGGATCACAGATAATAAAAAGAGTGACAGCTCTTATTGGGGACTGCATGGTAATTTAAATACAAATCCCCCTTCCTCCGTACATACTGCTCCCATAAATGCTACAGACAGCTATTTAGGAACGCCGGATGCAAAAGATGTTTCTTTTGTTGCTGGCGGAAATGAACTGTTAAGACTAAAGCAGGTTTCCACCGGTGGAATGATCGGCTTTTCGAACAGGAACCCGGAATATGGATTGGACATGGTACTGGATGACCCGGCCCCAACAACCGCAGTTTTGGGGATGCGTATCATATCCCCTTTGCTTTTTGACATCAACAGCAATGTGAATGCAGACAAAGGATTGGTAATTGGCAACAATAAGGATAACCCGAATGAAACGGTCATCTGGAATCACGCCAACAACCTCGATGCCATTTTCCGGATAGGATTTGATCAATTCAACGGGACCATCAGGCCGGCCATCAATATCACCGGTTTGGGACAGGGCATTTACCAGCGAAACCCGAAATACATGCTGGATATTTCCTCCCTGTCGCAATTCGCCGGCACAGCCCCGGTCACAAACAAGAACGGGATCCGGATAACTTATCCAAACCAGGAGACTGCAAATGATCCGGAACGGGGCCTGTTCATGGGTGTGGGCATGGGTATTGATTACAAAAGTTATATCTGGAACTACACCGATGGCACCAGTCCAAATGCACCCGACCGGGCGATCTATTTTGGCGTAGGCAGTGATGTGTACAATGCTTCCAATAAAGCCACCATGCAGATGCAAAATGGCAAGATCAGTGTGGGTCATATTGACCCAGCTACCAGTTTTCCGGGCACCATAAATATACAGACCGATTTTGCATCCTCTGTTGCTAAAAATGGTATTTCCATTATGCAACTTTTAACCACAACAGAGTCGGCTTACCTTGGCATGGATGATAATAATAACCTGAACATTTACAAATTCGGTACCGGCGATATCCTGCTTGGTAACGGAACGTTGAACCACCTGGTTATTAAACCGACCGGTAACATAGGCATTGGCATCAACGATCCCAATGCTCTCCTTCAATTCCCCAATACCAATGCGAACAGGAAACTGGTGTTGAGGGAATCTGCCAATAACGACCACCAGTATTTTGGTTTTGGAAATACGGGTTTGGAATTGCGGTACCAGGTAAATGATGTAGGGGCCAATCATATTTTTTATGCAGGTGTAGACAACAGTACATCTAATGAGCTGTTCCGGATCCAGGGAAACGGGGATGCCATTTTACAGGGCACGCTTACACAGGTAAGCGATGTACGGTTCAAAAAAAATATTCAGCCGCTTAACCACTCACTGGAAAAGATCACTCAGCTCAATGGCTATTCCTATAACTGGAAAGATGAACAAAGGAATAAAGATCTGCAAACAGGTGTGCTGGCCCAGGAGGTCCAATTGATCTATCCCAACCTGGTTAAAACAGACATCAACGGTAACCTGAGTGTGAACTATATTGGTTTGATCCCGGTCTTACTGGAGGCGGTTAAAGAGTTAAAGAAAGAAATCGATGAATTGAAGAAAGAAAAAAGTAAATAA